In Chitinophaga sp. H8, the sequence AATCCAGGATGGTATTGCATACGGTGCGCAGGTTCCATTTGTACCACATCAGCCACATCTCCGGGTCATTATTACCATATCCGTTTTCCAGCATCATTTGTTCGGTATATACAGCCCATCCTTCAATCATGGCGCCATTGCCCAGCAGTGATTTTATCAGGCTGGGGGATTGGTTGGCATATACCAGTTGTGTGTAATGGCCAGGAATTGCTTCATGAATATTCAGTATCTGAAGGATGTAATGATTGTATTCCCTTAAATAACTTTCTGCTTGTTCTTTGGGCCATCCTTCCAGGCTGCCTACATTGTAATAGGTGTTGCCACCTTTGTCATACGGGCCGGGAGAGCTGATAGAAGCGCCTGCCACGCCTGCCATGTAAGCAGGTTCCTTACGTACTACAAGAGGCTTGGAAGGATCAAGGTATAACAAGTCTTTTTCCTTAATGAAAGCCACCAGTTCCGGGATTTGTTTTTCAATAGCCAACTGGAACTCTTCCGGTTTCACATGTTTTACGGAGAGCGTATCTATCATTTTGCCAATCAGTTCAAGCGGTGTGGCCGGCATGGGTTGTTTAGGAAAATATTTTTCCCACAATGTTTGGGAGATGCTGGCCATTTGCAGGTGGAGGTATGCTTTACGGGCTACTGCAGAATCATACAACTGCGAAGCGGTAAAGGACGACTGGATCTGGTAAGCAAATTTCTGATCGTACAGCGCTTTGCCCAACCGGAAATCCCTGGGATGTTCATTTTTTAATGCTTTCAGCCAGGCAGCATAATCACGGATGGCCTTGGCGGCTGTTTTTGCACGTGCCAGCATGGCTGTTTTTTCTGCGGCAGGAATGGTTGTTTTGCGCAGAGAATCAGCAAAATCCTTTTCAAAGATGGAAAGACCACCCAGGTTCTGATCCGCTGCCAAAGCGGTCAGTTCTGTAACGGGATCCTTGATCTGTTTTTTGGCAGCCTCATAATAAGCAGGGATATTATTCATCCTGATATAAAAACTGCGTAAACGGTTTTCCAGCGGTTCGTAGTTTTCATTCAGGATAAAAGCAAACGTGTTACTGATATTAAAGTTGGAGGGATCCCATTCATTGCTTTTTAATTGTTCGATTCCCCATCTCGTAGATTCCAGCTGATTTTTGATCAGGTGATAATCTGTCTGGTAGGCATCGGTGAGTGCATTCACGTCATATCTTTTCAGGGAATCGAGATGACGTTGTGTAAATGCCAGGGAAGACTGTATGGCTGCACTATCAGGGATCACGAGTACAGAATCGTATTTATGGAACCCTACAGAAGTGGCCCAGTCGGGATTTTGTTTCCACAGGTCATCAATAAACTGTTGTTCATAAGCACTGAAGGAGGTATTGGCTGAGCTGTCGGTGCCCGATGATTTTCCGGTACCGGTATTATTGCATGCTGCCAGTGTTACAGCTGCAAATCCATAAAGCAGGTATTTTCTCATTGTTGTAACAGATTGGTTGAATAAGCACCTAAGTTAACAATTTATGCGTAATAGGGGTAGGATACTATAGGATACTCGTTAAAAGAGTAGTGTATACATTTATACCTTCCGGGCCCATGTCCACGTTACCATATTTGTTTACCATATTAGTTTCACGTTATTCATGTTTATTCACGTATCATATTTTTTCATTTAACCATTATTTTCTTGTTATTCATGCTCGCATAGAATAGCCTTGCTTATTTAAACCGTTTTGTTATGAAGAACTACTTACTCCGGCACAATGCCGGGCTGCTAAAGGCATGCCTGGTAATGTGGCTGCTGCATGCAATGATTAACCCAGTCTATGCGCAACAAATTAATGTAAAAGGTATTGTTACAGATGTGAAGGAAGGAAATGCCCTGCCTGGTGTAACCGTTTCCATCAAAGGCACTTCCAAGGGGACTTCTACAGATGCTACCGGTGCTTATCAGCTAAGTGTAGGTAAGGATGCCATATTGGTGTTCTCCTATATTGGCTATAAAACACAGGAAATAAAAGCGGGTAGTACTACTTTAAATGTACTGCTGGAAGCTGACAATACGAGCCTGAATGAGGTAGTGGTAGTGGCTTATGGTAGCCAGGAGAAAAAAGATCTTACAGGATCAGTTACTTCTTTGCCTGCCAAAAGTGTGCAGGACCTGCCA encodes:
- a CDS encoding DUF885 domain-containing protein, with amino-acid sequence MRKYLLYGFAAVTLAACNNTGTGKSSGTDSSANTSFSAYEQQFIDDLWKQNPDWATSVGFHKYDSVLVIPDSAAIQSSLAFTQRHLDSLKRYDVNALTDAYQTDYHLIKNQLESTRWGIEQLKSNEWDPSNFNISNTFAFILNENYEPLENRLRSFYIRMNNIPAYYEAAKKQIKDPVTELTALAADQNLGGLSIFEKDFADSLRKTTIPAAEKTAMLARAKTAAKAIRDYAAWLKALKNEHPRDFRLGKALYDQKFAYQIQSSFTASQLYDSAVARKAYLHLQMASISQTLWEKYFPKQPMPATPLELIGKMIDTLSVKHVKPEEFQLAIEKQIPELVAFIKEKDLLYLDPSKPLVVRKEPAYMAGVAGASISSPGPYDKGGNTYYNVGSLEGWPKEQAESYLREYNHYILQILNIHEAIPGHYTQLVYANQSPSLIKSLLGNGAMIEGWAVYTEQMMLENGYGNNDPEMWLMWYKWNLRTVCNTILDYSVHVKNMSKEDAIHLLTKEAFQQQAEAEGKWKRVSVTSVQLTSYFNGYKEIIDLREAYKQKMGASYNLKTFNEKFLSYGSAPVKYISQLMLK